A region from the Arthrobacter sp. FB24 genome encodes:
- the merA gene encoding mercury(II) reductase, which yields MGNERFDLAIIGSGGAAFAAAIRARGLGKRVVMIERGTLGGTCVNTGCVPSKALLAAADARHVALDSARFPGVMASAGAVDISALIEGKAALVESMRTEKYVDLAADYGWAMLQGDAVFTGTQDTPLLQVTSPGGAVETIEAAHYLVATGSTPWAPPVPGLAETGYLTSTTAMELDEVPESLLVLGGGYVALEQAQLFSRLGSRVTMLVRSRLTSHEEPEVSKALAGVFADEGIRVVRRATVDSVSLDEATGGVSATASVAGGQEVFRASRLLVALGRRPVTEGLNLDAVGVKTGTSGEIVVDSRLASSNPRIWAAGDVTGHREFVYVAAAHGALAVENAFTDAVDEVDYRHLPRVTFTSPAVGAVGMTEQDAVAAGIRCDCRVLPLNYVPRALVNRDTRGFIKVVADRDTGRIVGLTAVAKDAGELAAAGVYLLEAGMTTGQVAGMWSPYLTMAEGIRIACKAFTTDVSKLSCCA from the coding sequence ATGGGAAACGAACGGTTCGATCTGGCGATCATCGGTTCCGGTGGCGCGGCGTTTGCGGCCGCGATCCGGGCCAGGGGGCTGGGCAAGCGGGTAGTGATGATTGAGCGTGGCACCTTGGGCGGGACATGCGTGAACACCGGGTGCGTGCCGTCGAAGGCGCTCCTGGCTGCCGCGGACGCCCGGCACGTGGCGTTGGACTCGGCCCGCTTCCCCGGCGTGATGGCCTCGGCCGGGGCCGTGGACATTTCGGCCCTCATCGAGGGCAAGGCTGCACTTGTTGAAAGCATGCGGACAGAGAAGTACGTCGACCTTGCCGCGGACTATGGCTGGGCCATGCTCCAGGGAGACGCGGTATTCACCGGGACCCAGGACACACCTCTGCTCCAGGTCACCTCACCGGGCGGTGCCGTTGAGACGATCGAGGCCGCACACTACCTTGTGGCCACCGGCTCCACACCATGGGCGCCGCCCGTTCCCGGACTGGCCGAGACCGGCTACCTGACCTCGACCACGGCGATGGAACTGGACGAAGTGCCCGAATCGTTGCTGGTCCTTGGCGGCGGCTATGTCGCCCTAGAGCAGGCGCAGCTGTTCTCCCGGCTCGGCTCCCGCGTGACTATGCTCGTCCGCTCCAGGCTCACCTCGCACGAGGAGCCGGAAGTATCCAAGGCGCTGGCCGGGGTCTTCGCGGATGAGGGGATCCGGGTGGTCCGGCGGGCCACCGTGGACTCAGTGAGCCTCGATGAGGCCACCGGCGGGGTCAGCGCCACCGCTTCGGTGGCCGGTGGACAGGAAGTGTTCCGGGCCTCCCGGCTGCTCGTGGCCCTGGGGCGCCGGCCCGTCACCGAGGGGCTGAACCTCGACGCCGTCGGGGTGAAGACCGGCACGTCCGGTGAGATCGTGGTCGATTCCCGTCTGGCCAGCTCGAACCCCAGGATCTGGGCTGCAGGGGATGTCACCGGCCACCGTGAGTTCGTCTACGTCGCCGCGGCCCACGGCGCCCTTGCCGTGGAGAACGCGTTTACCGACGCCGTGGATGAGGTCGACTACCGGCATCTGCCGCGGGTGACCTTCACCAGCCCGGCTGTGGGTGCCGTCGGGATGACTGAGCAGGACGCGGTCGCTGCCGGTATCCGCTGCGACTGCCGGGTGCTGCCCCTGAACTACGTCCCCAGGGCCCTGGTCAACCGCGATACCCGGGGATTCATCAAAGTCGTTGCCGACCGTGACACCGGCCGGATCGTGGGCCTCACCGCCGTGGCCAAGGACGCGGGCGAGCTGGCCGCCGCGGGCGTCTACCTGCTCGAGGCGGGGATGACCACCGGGCAGGTCGCCGGCATGTGGAGCCCCTACCTGACCATGGCCGAGGGCATCAGGATCGCCTGCAAGGCCTTCACCACAGACGTCTCCAAACTCTCCTGCTGCGCCTAA
- a CDS encoding alkaline phosphatase gives MRRTLSMLTSTAAVAAVLTAVAVSAPATAAPEGNNGRTKNVIYLLGDGMGRTHVTAGRERFYGAAGKLAMETLPAQGYVSTYAVEKNSGQPGQTDFKPNLVTDSASAATAWASGVKTYNAALGVDAKGAVVPTMMELAKKAGYRTGNVSTAEITDATPASQMSHSLARGCQGPVYSAAACQDTSITGTPLPTSDVRVTPIADQIARNGTADVIFGGGLSRFDATDETALKEQGYSVLGSVSSQIPATRADLNGAAGEKVFGLFNKGNLTVEKAKQDNPAAPQAQEPSLPEMTKKAIELLDKKKEKDSKGDGFYLQIEGALIDKRSHANDAAQALEEIKAFDDSVAAALDFAKKDGNTLVIVTADHETGGFSVIEKGSFTNAEAAGPPANVDSGNTANSSTPTRPGGNVKDPTRSSGIINGAGAADPKNFGPATFRTPNDPAEVKDGSKEASLWLNYLSGNHTGADVPVYAYGSGSEQLQGSVDNTDLFDIVGNALRVLR, from the coding sequence ATGCGCCGCACCCTATCCATGCTTACTTCAACGGCGGCGGTTGCCGCCGTGCTAACAGCCGTCGCTGTCAGCGCCCCCGCCACCGCCGCCCCGGAGGGGAACAACGGCCGGACCAAGAACGTCATTTACCTGCTCGGCGACGGCATGGGCCGTACCCACGTCACCGCCGGCCGTGAACGCTTCTACGGAGCCGCAGGCAAACTGGCCATGGAAACCCTTCCGGCCCAGGGCTACGTCAGCACTTACGCCGTGGAAAAGAACTCCGGCCAGCCCGGTCAGACTGACTTCAAACCGAACCTCGTCACCGATTCCGCCTCCGCCGCCACCGCCTGGGCCTCCGGGGTGAAGACCTACAACGCCGCCCTCGGCGTGGACGCCAAGGGCGCAGTGGTCCCGACAATGATGGAACTGGCCAAGAAGGCCGGCTACCGCACAGGCAACGTCTCCACCGCCGAGATTACGGACGCTACCCCGGCCTCGCAGATGAGCCACTCCCTCGCCCGCGGCTGCCAGGGTCCTGTCTACTCAGCCGCCGCGTGCCAGGACACCAGCATCACCGGCACCCCGCTGCCGACCAGTGACGTCCGCGTCACCCCGATTGCGGACCAGATCGCCCGCAACGGCACAGCAGACGTCATCTTTGGTGGCGGCTTAAGCCGTTTCGACGCCACGGACGAAACCGCGTTGAAGGAGCAGGGCTATTCGGTCCTGGGCTCGGTCTCGAGCCAGATCCCCGCCACCCGCGCGGACCTGAACGGGGCCGCCGGTGAGAAGGTCTTCGGCTTGTTCAACAAGGGCAACCTGACCGTCGAGAAAGCCAAGCAGGACAACCCCGCCGCGCCTCAGGCGCAGGAGCCCTCCCTGCCGGAGATGACCAAGAAGGCCATCGAACTGCTCGATAAGAAAAAGGAAAAAGACTCCAAGGGCGACGGGTTCTACCTGCAGATTGAGGGGGCTTTGATTGACAAGCGCTCCCACGCCAACGACGCGGCCCAGGCCCTTGAGGAAATCAAGGCCTTCGACGACTCGGTCGCCGCTGCCCTGGATTTCGCCAAGAAGGACGGCAACACCTTGGTCATCGTGACTGCAGACCATGAAACAGGCGGCTTCAGCGTCATCGAAAAGGGCTCCTTCACCAACGCCGAAGCAGCCGGGCCCCCGGCCAACGTCGATTCCGGCAACACCGCCAATAGCTCCACCCCGACCCGGCCTGGCGGAAACGTCAAGGACCCGACCCGCTCGAGCGGCATCATCAACGGCGCCGGCGCTGCAGACCCGAAGAACTTCGGCCCGGCCACCTTCCGGACCCCGAATGACCCAGCCGAGGTCAAGGACGGCTCCAAGGAGGCCAGTCTCTGGCTGAACTACCTTTCGGGCAACCACACCGGTGCCGACGTGCCTGTTTACGCTTACGGCTCAGGATCAGAACAGTTGCAGGGCAGCGTGGACAACACCGATCTGTTCGACATCGTGGGCAACGCCTTGCGCGTCCTGCGCTGA
- a CDS encoding arsenic resistance protein — protein MGTVKTRNLPAWVERHQIGLYLAAIAVGVALGFLAPGSVGALERSIYPALGLLLYATFLGVPFASIGAAVRDLRFLATVLVLNFVVVPAVVFGLTRFVAGDPALVVGVMLVLLTPCIDYVIVFTGLAGGASDRLLAAAPVLMFVQMLLLPVFLWVFIGPDVAGAIDPAPFVEALIVLIIIPLAAAALTQALARRTNLGRTVMAAMQASMVPLMMVTLTVVVGSQITGVSRELGSLLVVVPVYVAFLLVMVPLGLLAAKGARLDPASTRAVVFSGATRNSLVVLPLALALPGPLALAALVVVTQTLVELIGMVLYVQFLPLIVPKEPNRQPA, from the coding sequence ATGGGTACGGTGAAAACCCGCAATCTCCCCGCGTGGGTGGAGCGTCATCAGATCGGCCTGTACCTTGCGGCCATCGCTGTCGGCGTTGCCCTCGGCTTTCTTGCTCCCGGCTCGGTGGGGGCGCTGGAGCGCTCGATTTACCCGGCCCTCGGACTGCTGCTCTATGCGACTTTTCTCGGGGTTCCCTTTGCCTCCATCGGCGCGGCAGTCAGGGATCTGCGGTTCCTGGCGACAGTGCTGGTCCTGAACTTCGTCGTCGTTCCCGCTGTGGTGTTTGGTCTGACTCGGTTTGTCGCCGGAGATCCGGCGCTGGTGGTCGGCGTCATGCTCGTACTCCTGACGCCGTGCATCGACTACGTCATTGTCTTCACCGGTTTGGCCGGAGGGGCCAGTGACCGGCTCCTGGCCGCCGCTCCGGTATTGATGTTCGTGCAGATGCTCCTGCTACCGGTGTTCCTGTGGGTTTTCATCGGCCCCGACGTGGCTGGGGCTATTGACCCGGCACCGTTTGTCGAGGCCCTGATCGTTCTGATCATCATTCCCCTGGCCGCAGCGGCCCTGACCCAGGCGCTGGCCCGCCGGACAAACCTGGGCCGGACCGTCATGGCGGCCATGCAGGCTTCGATGGTTCCCCTCATGATGGTCACGCTGACCGTGGTAGTCGGTTCACAGATCACAGGAGTGAGCAGGGAACTTGGCTCGCTGCTTGTGGTGGTTCCGGTCTATGTGGCTTTCCTGCTGGTGATGGTTCCGCTGGGACTGTTGGCGGCCAAAGGCGCCCGCCTCGATCCTGCGTCCACCCGTGCCGTTGTCTTCAGTGGCGCTACCCGAAATTCGCTGGTTGTGCTGCCGCTGGCGCTGGCGCTTCCCGGGCCGCTGGCCTTGGCCGCGCTGGTCGTCGTCACCCAAACTCTCGTCGAACTGATCGGCATGGTCCTCTACGTCCAGTTCCTTCCCCTGATCGTGCCCAAGGAACCCAACCGGCAGCCCGCCTAA
- the lpdA gene encoding dihydrolipoyl dehydrogenase translates to MTYDLVILGGGSAGYAAALRGAQLGMTVALIEGDKLGGTCLHRGCIPTKALLHSAEVADTIRESEAFGVESAFGRVDMAGVTKFKASVVDRLYKGLQGLVSSRSVDLIQGWGTLAAADTVEVDGTSYRGKNIVLATGSYSKSLPGLDISGRVITSEQALEMDFVPKSALILGGGVIGVEFASVWASFGTEVTIIEALPRLIANEDESLSKGLQRAFTKRGIKFLTNTMFAGVSQNDDGVTVTTQDDKTLEAEVLLVAVGRGPVTAKLGYEDAGIPMERGFVPTNDRLHTGVGNVYAIGDIVPGLQLAHRGFQQGIFVAEEIAGLSPAPIIESGIPRVTYSEPQAGSVGLTEAQAKEQFSADGIETVEYNLGGNAKSQMLQTAGFIKLIRQKEGPIIGVHMLGARVSELIGEGQLMVNWEAYPEDVASLLHAHPTQNDAIGEAALALAGKPLHAHG, encoded by the coding sequence ATGACCTATGACCTCGTAATCCTCGGCGGCGGCAGCGCCGGCTACGCCGCCGCGCTGCGCGGGGCGCAGCTGGGCATGACGGTGGCCCTGATTGAGGGCGACAAGCTTGGCGGGACCTGCCTGCACCGTGGATGCATCCCGACCAAGGCGCTGTTGCATTCAGCAGAAGTGGCCGACACCATCCGGGAGAGCGAAGCATTTGGCGTGGAGAGCGCCTTCGGCCGCGTCGACATGGCCGGGGTGACAAAGTTCAAGGCGAGCGTCGTTGACCGCCTCTATAAAGGACTCCAAGGCCTCGTTTCTTCCCGCAGCGTCGACCTGATCCAGGGCTGGGGTACGCTGGCCGCCGCAGACACGGTAGAAGTCGACGGCACCAGCTACCGGGGCAAAAACATTGTGCTGGCCACCGGGTCCTATTCGAAATCCCTGCCCGGCCTGGACATCAGCGGACGGGTGATCACCTCCGAACAGGCACTCGAAATGGATTTCGTCCCCAAGAGCGCACTCATCCTCGGCGGCGGCGTGATCGGTGTGGAATTCGCCTCGGTCTGGGCTTCCTTCGGTACCGAAGTAACCATCATCGAAGCCCTTCCGCGCCTCATCGCCAACGAGGACGAATCCCTGTCCAAAGGCCTCCAGCGGGCCTTCACGAAACGCGGCATTAAGTTCCTCACCAACACCATGTTCGCCGGTGTCTCCCAGAACGATGACGGCGTCACCGTCACCACCCAGGACGACAAAACCCTGGAGGCCGAAGTACTGCTCGTGGCCGTGGGCCGCGGCCCCGTGACAGCGAAGCTAGGCTACGAGGACGCCGGCATCCCCATGGAACGCGGCTTCGTGCCCACCAACGACCGGCTGCACACCGGTGTCGGCAACGTCTACGCCATCGGGGACATCGTGCCCGGCCTTCAGCTGGCCCACCGCGGCTTCCAGCAAGGCATCTTCGTCGCCGAAGAAATCGCCGGTCTGAGCCCGGCACCCATCATCGAATCCGGCATCCCGCGCGTGACCTACTCCGAGCCCCAGGCCGGCTCTGTCGGCCTCACCGAGGCCCAGGCGAAGGAACAGTTCAGTGCCGACGGCATCGAGACGGTCGAGTACAACCTCGGCGGGAACGCCAAAAGCCAGATGCTGCAGACCGCGGGCTTCATCAAACTCATCCGCCAAAAGGAGGGCCCGATCATCGGCGTCCACATGCTCGGCGCCCGGGTCAGCGAGCTCATCGGCGAAGGCCAGCTCATGGTCAACTGGGAAGCCTATCCCGAGGACGTCGCCAGCCTCCTCCACGCCCACCCCACCCAGAACGACGCCATCGGCGAAGCGGCCCTCGCCCTGGCCGGCAAGCCCCTGCACGCCCACGGCTGA
- the lgt gene encoding prolipoprotein diacylglyceryl transferase, producing the protein MQSFSTQEIFLPSPTLSAVALGPLTIRFYALCILAGIAVGTWLTVRRLKARGGTSSQALDIVMWAVPFGIVGGRLYHVITDNQLYFGPGKDPWGALRIWEGGLGIWGAVALGLVGAAIGARRAGVPFAAFADAAAPGLLLAQALGRWGNWFNNEIYGAPTDLPWKLQIHTMDPTTGQAVTTPEGTPEVIGYFQPTFLYESLWCLAAAALLIFLDRKYTLGAGAVFSLYIVFYTAGRFAFELMRSDEANTILGARVNTWVAGVVFIAGLAFFQQLRSRTRSKVETNGTLPDPAR; encoded by the coding sequence ATGCAATCGTTCTCCACGCAGGAGATCTTCCTGCCTTCACCAACGCTGAGCGCCGTCGCGCTCGGCCCCCTGACGATCCGCTTCTACGCGCTCTGCATCCTCGCGGGCATCGCTGTCGGCACCTGGCTGACCGTCCGCCGTCTCAAGGCCAGGGGCGGGACCTCGTCACAGGCACTGGACATTGTGATGTGGGCCGTCCCCTTCGGCATCGTCGGCGGCCGGCTCTACCATGTGATCACCGACAACCAGCTCTACTTCGGGCCCGGTAAGGACCCCTGGGGTGCCCTGCGGATCTGGGAAGGCGGCCTTGGCATCTGGGGTGCGGTTGCCCTCGGGCTGGTCGGGGCAGCTATCGGTGCCCGCCGCGCCGGAGTCCCCTTCGCCGCGTTCGCTGACGCCGCCGCTCCCGGACTGCTCCTGGCGCAGGCCCTGGGCAGGTGGGGAAACTGGTTCAACAACGAAATCTACGGCGCACCCACGGACCTGCCATGGAAACTGCAAATCCACACCATGGACCCAACCACAGGACAGGCAGTGACCACTCCAGAAGGGACCCCTGAGGTCATCGGGTACTTCCAGCCGACCTTCCTCTACGAGTCCCTCTGGTGCCTGGCCGCGGCGGCACTGCTGATATTCCTGGACCGCAAATATACGCTCGGAGCCGGAGCGGTCTTCTCCCTCTACATTGTTTTCTACACGGCCGGCCGGTTTGCCTTCGAACTGATGCGCTCCGATGAAGCGAACACGATTCTGGGTGCGCGCGTCAACACCTGGGTCGCCGGAGTTGTCTTCATCGCCGGGCTGGCCTTCTTCCAACAGCTCAGATCCCGTACCCGGTCAAAGGTGGAAACGAACGGCACGCTGCCGGACCCGGCCCGCTAA
- the ccsB gene encoding c-type cytochrome biogenesis protein CcsB codes for MPDINETMGQYSELFMLLAAGTYTVAFIAFAWDLARSSKVLRAVDLKAAEAAPARAGVPVSAGISAAASGDRLASHVGGPAGIAERPSSTARRAGTDAAGAGQTAEPGMRYAPGRRVPARVAVALTILGALIHGAGVVTRAFGAGRVPWGNMYEFLTTGAFVAVAVFLLALTRRDLRFLGTFVIGLAIIMQVAASIAYWTPVGHLVPALQSYWLIIHVSIAVLSSALFTLTFAMSALQLVQSHRQKTVAAGGADRLGFMRLVPSALSLENLSYRINALGFIGWTFTLMFGAIWAEKAWGRFWGWDTKEVWTFVIWVVYAGYLHARATRGWTGTRAAWLSIVGYLCVVFNFTIVNQFFNGLHSYSGL; via the coding sequence ATGCCGGACATCAACGAAACCATGGGCCAATACAGCGAGCTGTTCATGCTCCTGGCCGCAGGCACCTACACCGTGGCGTTCATCGCCTTCGCCTGGGACCTGGCCCGCAGCAGCAAGGTCCTGCGCGCGGTGGACCTCAAAGCCGCAGAGGCGGCCCCTGCACGTGCCGGCGTTCCGGTCAGCGCCGGAATCAGCGCCGCCGCTTCCGGTGACCGTCTGGCCTCCCACGTCGGCGGCCCGGCCGGCATAGCCGAACGCCCGAGCTCAACCGCCCGCCGAGCGGGAACGGATGCGGCCGGCGCAGGCCAAACTGCCGAACCCGGCATGCGCTACGCCCCCGGGCGGCGCGTCCCGGCCCGGGTGGCGGTGGCCCTCACGATACTCGGCGCCCTGATCCACGGCGCCGGTGTGGTCACCCGTGCGTTCGGCGCGGGCCGGGTGCCATGGGGCAACATGTACGAGTTCCTTACCACCGGCGCCTTCGTGGCCGTGGCGGTATTCCTGCTCGCGCTGACCCGGCGCGACCTGCGCTTCCTGGGCACCTTCGTGATCGGTCTGGCCATCATCATGCAGGTGGCCGCCTCGATCGCCTACTGGACGCCCGTGGGGCACCTCGTTCCGGCGCTGCAGAGCTACTGGCTGATCATCCATGTCTCCATCGCCGTACTGTCCTCGGCACTGTTCACCCTGACCTTCGCGATGTCCGCCCTGCAGCTGGTCCAGTCCCACCGCCAGAAAACCGTAGCTGCCGGAGGCGCGGACAGGCTCGGGTTCATGCGTCTGGTTCCCTCGGCGCTCAGCCTGGAGAACCTCTCCTACCGCATCAACGCGCTCGGGTTCATCGGCTGGACCTTCACCCTGATGTTCGGGGCCATCTGGGCCGAAAAGGCCTGGGGCCGCTTCTGGGGCTGGGACACCAAGGAAGTCTGGACCTTCGTCATCTGGGTGGTCTACGCCGGCTACCTCCATGCCCGCGCCACGCGCGGCTGGACCGGCACCCGCGCCGCCTGGCTGTCCATCGTCGGCTACCTGTGCGTGGTGTTCAACTTCACCATCGTGAACCAGTTCTTCAACGGCCTGCACTCCTACTCCGGCCTGTGA
- the resB gene encoding cytochrome c biogenesis protein ResB encodes MSLPDAPDAKAAPVLPPLGPAGTLRWAWTQLTSMRTALFLLLLLAVVAVPGSLFPQRPANPAVVTQYIKDRPEYGKILDSLQLFDVYSSAWFSAIYILLFISLIGCVIPRARAHWKALRSAPPRTPRRLSRLPEYGTLVLPADAAVGPGDAVRDAAAVLKKRGYRVDIRDADGAMPSLGAERGLLREVGNLLFHTALIGVLVSVAVGGLFGYRGQKIIIEGDTFVNTLVGYDNFTPGTNFQTSWLDPFAVTLDKFDVRFDRESTRQFGQPIDFKASLTTRNSPDAAPQQQVLKVNEPVYFGGTGIFLVGNGYAPIVTVKDGDGNTAFSGPVVSVPNDAVYTSTIVLKVPDASPSQLGFVGFFLPSAIKNQDGVSYSFDPDPLNPQLNLNSYYGDLGLDTGKPQNVYNLDVKTLTQLNGRDLPAGGIVLDAGQSYTLPEGKGSISFDGLKRYIGVDIRTVPGQDGVLIFSLIAVAGLIVSLYVNRRRVWLRAGSHEDGRTMIEYGLLARGEDHRLAPEAAAIRARLMARWNLAEPHATDAANVPARSPKEH; translated from the coding sequence ATGTCCCTACCTGACGCCCCGGATGCTAAGGCAGCGCCGGTCCTCCCGCCGCTGGGCCCCGCCGGGACGCTGCGCTGGGCGTGGACCCAGCTGACGAGCATGCGGACGGCACTTTTTCTGCTGCTTTTGCTGGCCGTGGTCGCGGTGCCGGGCTCGTTGTTCCCGCAGCGCCCGGCTAACCCTGCCGTGGTGACCCAGTACATCAAGGACCGTCCGGAGTACGGGAAAATCCTTGACTCCCTTCAGCTCTTCGATGTCTATTCCTCGGCGTGGTTCTCCGCGATTTACATCCTGTTGTTCATCTCCCTGATCGGCTGCGTGATACCCCGGGCCCGGGCACACTGGAAGGCCCTGCGTTCAGCCCCGCCGCGGACCCCCCGGCGGCTGTCGCGTCTGCCCGAATACGGCACGCTCGTGCTGCCGGCAGACGCCGCTGTCGGCCCGGGCGACGCCGTCCGGGACGCAGCCGCAGTACTGAAGAAACGCGGCTACCGCGTCGACATCCGCGACGCCGACGGCGCGATGCCCTCCCTCGGAGCCGAACGGGGGCTGCTGCGGGAAGTCGGCAACCTCCTCTTCCACACCGCCCTGATCGGCGTGCTGGTCAGCGTCGCGGTCGGCGGGTTGTTCGGCTACCGGGGCCAAAAAATCATCATCGAAGGCGACACGTTCGTCAACACCCTCGTCGGCTACGACAACTTCACCCCCGGCACCAACTTCCAGACCTCCTGGCTGGATCCCTTCGCCGTCACCCTGGACAAGTTCGACGTCCGTTTCGACCGCGAATCCACCCGGCAGTTCGGCCAGCCCATCGATTTCAAAGCCTCCCTGACGACCCGGAACAGCCCGGACGCGGCCCCGCAGCAGCAGGTCCTGAAAGTCAACGAACCGGTCTACTTCGGCGGAACCGGCATCTTCCTCGTCGGCAACGGTTACGCACCCATCGTCACCGTCAAAGACGGGGACGGGAACACCGCGTTCAGCGGCCCTGTCGTATCCGTCCCCAACGACGCCGTGTACACCTCCACCATTGTCCTCAAGGTCCCGGACGCCTCGCCCTCCCAGCTGGGTTTCGTCGGGTTCTTCCTGCCCTCGGCCATCAAGAACCAGGATGGTGTGTCCTACAGCTTCGACCCGGACCCGCTGAACCCGCAACTGAACCTGAACTCCTACTACGGTGATCTCGGGCTCGATACAGGCAAACCCCAGAACGTCTACAACCTGGACGTAAAGACCTTGACCCAGCTCAACGGCCGGGATCTGCCGGCCGGCGGGATTGTCCTGGACGCCGGGCAGAGCTACACCCTCCCGGAGGGCAAAGGCTCGATCAGCTTTGACGGGCTCAAACGCTACATCGGGGTGGACATCCGCACAGTCCCGGGCCAGGACGGGGTCCTGATCTTCTCCCTGATTGCCGTCGCCGGGCTGATCGTGTCCCTGTACGTGAACCGCCGCCGCGTCTGGCTCCGCGCCGGCTCCCACGAGGACGGCCGCACCATGATCGAATACGGGCTGCTGGCCCGCGGCGAAGACCACCGGCTCGCACCCGAGGCCGCGGCCATCCGCGCCCGGCTCATGGCCCGCTGGAACCTCGCCGAGCCCCACGCGACCGACGCCGCCAACGTCCCTGCCCGCTCACCGAAGGAGCACTAA
- a CDS encoding TlpA family protein disulfide reductase — protein MNTPSGGGSLTRRSIFTGLAAVASLGLAACAGPDPLVQQAAAGDNKNYIAGDGSVQEYAEGSRGAPVALNANLYDGTPVSSGDWAGAVTVLNFWYAACAPCRVEAPHLESLYQEFSPQGVKFLGINVRDEKPTAEAFERTFGVTYPSVQDKDGKVLLAMSRFVPPQAVPTTLVLDKEGRVAARILGGLDKSTLKALITSALEA, from the coding sequence ATGAACACTCCATCCGGCGGCGGCAGCCTGACCCGGCGCAGCATCTTTACGGGCCTGGCGGCTGTGGCCTCCCTTGGCTTGGCCGCCTGCGCCGGACCCGATCCGCTCGTCCAGCAGGCGGCGGCGGGGGATAACAAGAACTACATTGCCGGTGACGGATCGGTGCAGGAATACGCCGAGGGGTCCCGCGGCGCTCCGGTGGCCTTGAACGCGAACCTTTATGACGGCACGCCCGTCAGTTCCGGTGACTGGGCGGGCGCGGTCACAGTGCTCAATTTCTGGTACGCAGCCTGCGCCCCGTGCCGTGTCGAGGCCCCGCACCTGGAATCGCTGTACCAGGAGTTCTCCCCGCAGGGAGTGAAGTTCCTCGGGATTAACGTCCGGGATGAGAAGCCGACGGCGGAAGCCTTTGAGCGGACCTTCGGCGTGACGTATCCGAGCGTGCAGGACAAGGACGGGAAGGTACTGCTCGCCATGAGCCGCTTCGTCCCGCCCCAGGCGGTCCCGACCACCCTCGTCCTGGACAAGGAAGGGCGAGTTGCGGCGAGAATCCTGGGTGGACTGGACAAGAGCACCCTCAAAGCCCTGATCACTTCCGCACTCGAGGCCTAG
- a CDS encoding cytochrome P450 — translation MPRSAQHLLQDAGSVQSLEGPAHRHRKQLFRDLMTKESVDRLGQAFDTEWRSAAERWRGAGAVVLHDELRRILTAAACEWAGVPADQATVGRRARELSLMIEKAGAVGPANWYARWRRRGTEKWAADCLDTIRRSGPDAARDTPAASIAFHTDEHGNALPVDTAAVELLNLLRPIEAVSRFMVFAAVALQQHPEWKDILNAGQDADLDCFAQEVRRYYPFFPFVGGTARQPLQWKGQTFKEGQWVLLDLYGTNHDGRIWKDPESFDPARFRAWRPDPHTLVPQGAGDPAAGHRCPGEDITVDLMRRAVRALAAETGMSVPAQDLSIDLTRMPALPRSGFILSGRPGPH, via the coding sequence ATGCCCCGCTCTGCCCAGCACCTGCTGCAGGACGCCGGCAGCGTGCAGTCCCTCGAAGGGCCCGCCCACCGGCACCGGAAACAGCTGTTTCGTGACCTGATGACCAAGGAATCGGTGGACCGTCTCGGCCAGGCTTTCGACACCGAATGGCGCTCCGCGGCGGAGCGGTGGCGTGGCGCGGGCGCGGTGGTACTCCATGACGAGCTGCGCCGGATCCTCACCGCAGCCGCCTGCGAATGGGCCGGAGTGCCGGCAGACCAGGCTACAGTGGGCCGCCGCGCCCGGGAACTGAGCCTGATGATCGAAAAGGCCGGCGCGGTCGGGCCGGCGAACTGGTATGCGCGGTGGCGCCGCCGCGGAACCGAAAAATGGGCCGCCGACTGCCTCGACACCATCCGCCGGTCCGGCCCGGACGCGGCCAGGGACACGCCGGCCGCGTCGATCGCCTTTCACACCGACGAACACGGCAACGCACTCCCGGTTGACACCGCGGCGGTGGAACTTCTCAACCTGCTCCGGCCCATCGAGGCCGTCAGCCGCTTCATGGTCTTCGCAGCCGTCGCCCTGCAGCAGCACCCCGAATGGAAAGACATCCTGAACGCAGGCCAGGACGCAGACCTGGACTGCTTCGCACAGGAAGTCCGCCGGTATTACCCGTTCTTCCCCTTCGTCGGCGGCACGGCCCGCCAACCACTGCAATGGAAGGGCCAGACATTCAAAGAGGGTCAATGGGTGCTGCTGGATCTGTACGGCACGAACCACGACGGCCGGATCTGGAAGGATCCGGAGAGCTTCGACCCTGCCCGGTTCCGCGCCTGGCGGCCGGACCCCCACACCCTGGTTCCCCAGGGCGCCGGCGACCCTGCCGCGGGGCATCGCTGCCCCGGTGAGGACATCACCGTTGACCTGATGCGGCGGGCCGTCCGGGCACTGGCCGCGGAGACCGGCATGAGCGTACCCGCCCAGGACCTGAGCATCGACCTTACCCGGATGCCCGCGCTGCCTCGAAGCGGTTTCATCCTCTCAGGACGCCCCGGACCGCACTGA